One part of the Methanofollis sp. genome encodes these proteins:
- a CDS encoding type II/IV secretion system ATPase subunit, protein MEAEIPKGLDPVEQYWLEEGRSLVAIVRDRQSGQAEYHLFEPVLSKFEYEILERLYEDLRDVLILSEEEMVADRRRVLLSRTHALIGEYGVSLDRRALAKVEYYLVRDFLGWSRLDGLMKDPDIEDISCDGVGVPVFLYHRRHKNIRTNLVFAEEELDSLAISLAQRSGKHVSVGSPVVDATLPDGSRLQLTFGREVSTRGTSFTVRKFRAEPFTPIELLDLGTFSAEELAYFWTAIENNKSLLFIGGTASGKTSSLNAVSLFIPPLAKVISIEDTREITLFHENWVASVTRDTLSGEESSSISMFDLLKAAMRQRPEYILVGEVRGEEAQTLFQAMNTGHTTFSTMHAGTVDAAIHRLENEPLNVPRNMVQALDIVSVQALIYRGTERVRRCQEIVEVAGVDPGTGNLRVNTVFAYDPVRDTMEYTGRSLVYARVIETRGWDTGRLEADIMERIHVLEAMKAQGIVDYRRVSRIVQAFATNRTAVLDHLDNLSGLFP, encoded by the coding sequence GTGGAAGCCGAGATTCCGAAAGGCCTGGACCCTGTCGAGCAGTACTGGTTGGAGGAGGGCCGGTCCCTCGTCGCCATCGTCCGGGACAGGCAGAGCGGGCAGGCTGAATACCATCTCTTCGAGCCCGTCCTCTCGAAATTTGAATACGAAATCCTCGAGCGGCTGTATGAGGACCTGCGTGACGTCCTTATCCTCTCCGAGGAGGAGATGGTGGCCGACCGTCGCCGGGTCCTCCTCAGCCGGACGCATGCCCTCATCGGGGAGTATGGGGTCTCCCTGGACCGCCGGGCCCTCGCAAAGGTCGAGTATTACCTGGTGCGGGACTTCCTGGGCTGGTCCCGCCTGGACGGGCTGATGAAGGATCCGGATATCGAGGACATCTCCTGCGACGGCGTCGGCGTCCCTGTCTTCCTGTATCACCGGCGGCACAAGAACATCAGGACGAACCTTGTCTTTGCCGAGGAGGAACTGGACTCCCTTGCCATTTCGCTGGCCCAGCGCTCGGGCAAGCACGTCTCTGTAGGAAGCCCGGTCGTGGACGCCACCCTCCCGGACGGTTCCCGTCTCCAGCTCACCTTCGGACGCGAGGTCTCGACGCGGGGCACCTCCTTCACGGTCAGGAAGTTCCGGGCCGAACCCTTCACGCCCATCGAACTCCTCGACCTCGGCACCTTCTCCGCGGAAGAACTCGCCTATTTCTGGACGGCGATCGAGAACAACAAGAGTCTTCTCTTTATCGGCGGGACGGCGAGCGGAAAGACCTCATCCCTCAACGCCGTCTCCCTCTTCATCCCGCCCCTCGCGAAGGTCATCTCCATCGAGGACACGCGGGAGATCACACTCTTCCATGAGAACTGGGTCGCCTCGGTGACCCGGGACACCCTCTCGGGCGAGGAATCCTCATCCATATCGATGTTCGATCTTCTCAAGGCGGCGATGCGCCAGAGGCCCGAGTATATCCTTGTCGGCGAGGTGCGGGGCGAGGAGGCGCAGACCCTCTTTCAGGCGATGAACACCGGGCACACCACATTCTCCACCATGCATGCCGGGACCGTCGACGCCGCCATCCACCGTCTCGAAAACGAACCCCTGAACGTCCCGAGGAACATGGTCCAGGCCCTCGACATCGTCAGTGTTCAGGCGCTCATCTACCGTGGGACCGAAAGGGTGCGGCGCTGCCAGGAGATCGTGGAAGTCGCGGGCGTGGACCCCGGCACCGGGAACCTCAGGGTGAACACGGTCTTTGCGTACGACCCTGTGCGCGACACGATGGAATATACGGGTCGGTCCCTGGTGTACGCCCGCGTCATCGAGACGCGGGGCTGGGACACCGGGAGGCTTGAGGCCGATATCATGGAACGGATCCATGTCCTTGAAGCGATGAAGGCGCAGGGGATCGTCGATTACCGCCGTGTCTCCCGGATCGTCCAGGCCTTCGCCACAAACCGCACCGCCGTCCTCGACCATCTTGACAACCTCTCCGGGCTGTTCCCATGA